The nucleotide window GCACGGGAACGGTCCGCTACGCGAGCGTCCGCCCGGAGGCGGCGCCGCCCACCCCGGCCGCCCGGATCATCGCGGCTCTCGACCGGCTGGTTCCGGCGCCGTCCGGCGGCGCGGCCGCACCGTCCACGCGGGACTGACCCCGCCCGCCGGGCGGCGCAGCCGGTTCTCCGCGTAGCCCATGCCCAGCAGCACGATCAGCCCGCCGGCGACCACGTTCCAGGTGATCCGCTCGCCCAGGAACGCGGCGCCGACCAGGACCGCCGCGATCGGCACGACGTAGTTGACCGCCGAGGCCGTCGTCGCGCCGACCTCGGCGATGAGCCGGAAGTAGAGCACGTAGGCCAGGCCGGTGCTCAGGACGCCGAGCAGCACGACGCTTGCCACGATCCGCGGCGTCACGGTGACCGGACCCCACTCCAGGAACGGGCTCACGGCCGCCTGGAGTACCACCGCCGCCGAGACCTGGCCGGCCGCGAGCGCGATCGGGGCCAGGTGGCGCGGCGACAGGAAGCGCCGCACGTAGACGAAGCCGAGCGCGTAGCTGACCGCGGCGCCGAAGCATGCCAGCTCGCCGGCGGCCGATCCGCCCGCGCCGTGCCAGGGCGCGACGACCACGACAAGGCCGGCGAAGCCGGCCAGCAGCCCGGCGAGCTTGCGGGCGGTGGCGCGCTCCTCGGCCAGGGCGAACGCCGCGACCGTCAGCGTGAGCAGCGGGGTCGCGCCGACGAGCACGCCGGCGATGCCCGCGCCTGCGCTGCGCTCGCCGTAGGAGAGCAGCAGGAACGGGATCACGTTGCCGAAGAGCGCGGCCGCGGCCAGGTGCCCGTACACCGCGAGGTCGCGCGGCAGGACGGCGCGGCGCGCGGCGGCCACGGCGAGCAGGACGGCCGCGCCGAGGGCCAGCCGCGCCAGCACCAGTTGCGCGGGGGCGAGACCGGCCAGGGCCTCCTTGATCAGGGTGAAGCTGCTGCCCCAGAGGAGCGCGAGAATCAGGAAGCGTGACTTCATGTTTCGATCCTCGGAGAGCCGCCTTCCGGCGTCCACCAGGAGTTTCCGGACACTACCGTTAAGCGAAACTGAAAGATTTCTCCAGCTCGTCCGCGGCCTCGCGGAGCGCCTCCGCGACCAGGCGCATGTGCGGCGCCCGGTCGCCGGCCGCGCGGACGAAGAGCGACACCTGGCGGCTCGGCTGCTGCGCCCGGGGCGTCCGCACGGTCAGGCCCGGCTCCCGGTCGGCGGCGCACATCCGCGGTACCAGCGCGACGCCGTGGCCGGCCCGGACCAGGGCGAAGACCGAGACGTAGCTGTCGGCCGTGTGCGCGGTCCGCGGCGTGAAACCGGCGAGGGCGCATTCCCGTACGGCGATGTCGCGGCACAGGCCGGCGGGCGGCACGATCCACGGCTCGCCGGCCAGGTCCGCGAGCCGCAGGTCCGCGGCGGCCGCCCGGGGATGCCCGGACGGCAGCACCACGTCGAGCGGGTCGACCAGCAACGGCGTACGGGTGAAGCGCGCGTCGTCCACGCGTACCTCCCCATCGAGCCCGACCACGACGTCGGTCTCGTCGCGCACGAGCCGGTCGAGGGCCTCCTCGGTGTCGGCCTCGCGCAGCCGCAGGGTGAGCTGCGGCGCGTCCAGCGCCACCCGCCGCATCGCGGGCACCGCGAGCGCGGCGACGGAGGTGGCGAAGCAGTCCAGCCGGACCGTCGCCGCGGCGCCGGAGACGTACGCGTCCAGCTCGGTCTGCGCGACCTCGAGCTGCGCGAAGAGCAGGTCCGCGTGGCGCAGCAGCAGCCGGGCCGCGTCGGTGAGCCGGACCCGCCGGCCGTGCGGCTCGAGCAGCGGCGCGCCGACGTCCCTGGCCAGCAGCGCCAGCTGCTGCGAGACCGCCGACGAGGTCATGTGCAGCGCGGCGCCGACCGCGGTCACCGTGCCGCGGTCGCGCAGCTCCCGCAGCAGCCGCAGCCGTCGCAGGTCGAGTTGTCCCATCGCCGCATCCTAGGTCCCACCGGATTTATATAAGCGCTGTTATATTAGCGTCATGACGGAACCCGACCTGCTCGACAGCAGCTACTACGGCGACCTGTTCCGGCTGCTCGCAGAGATGGACCAGGACATCGCCGGCCTCTACGCCGAGGCCGGGATCGAGGGGGTCCGCACCCGGTTCGTCGGGCCGCTCATCGAGCTCGGCCGGCGGGGGCCGCTCACCATCCAGGAGCTCGCCGACGCGCGCCGGGTGACCCACTCGGCGATGAGCCAGACCGCCGCCGCGATGCGCAAGGCCGGGCTGGTGGAGCGCGCCGACGGCACCGACGGCCGGACCCGCCGGGTGCGGCTCACCGCGCGGTCCCGGGAGCTCGTCCTGTTCCTGGAGGCCGAGTGGCGCGCGACCGAGGCGACCGTCCGCGCGCTCGACGCCGAGCTGGTGTACCCGCTGATGCGTGCCGTCGCCGACGTGCGCGCCGCGCTCGCCACCCGCCCGTTCGCCCAGCGGCTGCGCGACAATCTGCCCGGGCGGTTGCCGTGAGCGCGGTCGTCGACCTGCGCCCGCTGCGGGAGAACCCCGTCTTCCGCCGGCTCTGGCTCGGCACGACCGCGTCGGGCTTCGGCGGGCAGCTCGGCGCCTTCGCGGTCACCTTCTACGTCTGGGACCGCACCCACAACCCCGCAATGGTCGGCCTCGCCGGGCTCGTCACCGCCGTGCCGCTGATCGTGCTCGCCCTGGCCGGCAGCGCGTTCGCCGACCACGTCGACCGGCGGCGGCTGGCGCTCGGCTGCGCGTGGGGCCAGATCGCGGTCAGCGCGGCGATGGCCGGCGTCGCCGCGACCGACGCCGGCGGCGTGCCGCTCATGCTGGTCCTCGCCGGCGCCGGGTCGGGGCTGGCGGCGCTCGGCGGCCCCGCCCGGCACACGTTCATCCCGGCGCTGCTCGCCGGCGAGCGGCTCGCCGCCGGCCTCGCGCTCAACCACCTGTCGTTCCAGCTCTCGCTGCTGCTCGGCCCGGTCGCGGCCGGTCTGGTCACCGCCGGCTGGGGTACGGCCTGGTGCTTCGCGCTCGACGCGGCGACCTTCGGCTTCGCCCTGATCGGCATCGCCGGGCTGCCCCGCGGCCTGCCGGTCGCGCAGGGCCGCCCCGGCGCGGCGGCGGTCGCCGACGGCTTCCGCTTCGCCGCGCGTACGCCGGAGGTGCGGGGCGCGTTCCTCGCCGACCTGGCGGCGACCATGCTGGCTATGCCGTTCGCGCTGTTCCCGGTGATCAACGAGGAGCGGTTCGGCGGCCGGCCGGAGGTACTCGGCCTGTTCTCCGCCGCCGTCGCGGTCGGCGGCGTGCTGGCCTCGGTGCTGTCCGGCCTCGCCACGCACCGCCGCCACCCGGGCACTGTGCTGCTCGCCTGCGGCACGGTCTGGTCGCTGGCGCTGGCGCTGGTCGGGCTCAGCGGCCACCTGCCGGTCGTGCTGCTCCTGCTGGCGGTGGCCGGCGCCGCCGACACCTGGGCGGTCGTCTCCCGGGGCACGGTCGTGCAGACCTCGACGCCGCCAGGATACCGCGGGCGGGTCTCGTCGCTGGAGCACATCGTCGGGTCGGCCGGCCCGCAGCTGGGAAACCTGCGCGCGGGCCTGGTCGCGGCGACGAGCTCCAGCGCGGCGTCGCTGGCCGGCGGCGGCCTGCTGGCCGCGGCGGCGATCGGCCTGATCGCGGTCACCACCCCGGCGCTGCGCCGGTTCACGGTGACCGGTCAGGTCGCCGACGGTGTGCGGGCCCCGGTGCCGTGACCCGCACGCCGGGCGCTCAGCGCAGGCGGATCTCGGCGCTGTTCTGCAGGAAGCTCTGCTGCGACACCGGCACCAGGACCGCGCCGTCGTGGAAGCCGCGCAGGTCCGTCGCGCCACAGCTGATCATCGTCGCCTTGAGCTTGGCGATGGTCAGGTCGACGTTGTCGTAGAGGCTGCCCGCGTACGGGACGTAGCCGTCGACGCCCTCCTCGAAGGTGAGCCGGCTGCCGCCGCCGTGCTCGTACCGCGACACGTTGCGTGCCCGGCTCGAGCCCTCGCCCCAGTACTCCTTGAGGAACTGGCCGCCGAGGTGCACCAGCGGCGACGGGCTCTCGTCGAAGCGGGCGAAGTAGCGGCCCAGCATGACGAAGTCCGCGCCGAGGGCGAACGCGATCGCCATGTGCGAGTCGGTGAGCAGGCCGCCGTCGCAGCACAGCGGCACATAGACGCCGGTCTCCCGGGCGTACGCGTCGCGCTCGGCCGCCACGTCGATCAGGGCGGAGGCCTGCCCGCGCCCGATGCCCTTCTGCTCGCGGGTGGTGCAGATCGAGCCGCCGCCGATGCCCACCTTGACGAAGTCGGCCCCGGCCTCGGCCAGGTAGCGGAAGCCGCGGCCGTCGACGACGTTGCCGGCGCCGATCCGCACGTCGTCGCCGTAGTTCTCGCGGACGAAACCGAGCGTCTCCGCCTGCCACACCGAGTACCCGTCGGACGAGTCGATGCACAGCAGGTCCGCGCCGGCCTCGACGAGCGCGGGGATCCGCTCGCGGTAGTCGTGGGTGTTCACCCCGGCGCCGACCCGGAAGCGCTTGTCCGCGTCGATCGACTCGTTGCGGAAGCGCTTGTGCAGCTCGTAGTCGCGGCGCAGCACGATCGAGTGCAGCAGGCCGGCGGCGTCGACCACGGGCAGCACGTCCAGCCGGTGGTCCCAGATCAGCGTGTTCGCCTCGGACAGGGTCACGCTCGGCGGCGCGGTCACCAGGTCCGCGGCGGCGCGCATCCGGGAGGCGACGGAGTCGTCGAGGCCGTGGCGCCGCGGATGGAAGTCGTCCGTGGAGATGAGGCCGACGAACAGGCCGTGCGGGCTGCCGTCGTCGGTGACCACGGCGACGTCGCGCTCGGCGGACTCCAGCAGCGCCGACACCTCGCCGAGGGTGGCCGACGGCTTGATGTTGATGTCGGAGAAGCGGAAGC belongs to Amorphoplanes digitatis and includes:
- a CDS encoding LysR family transcriptional regulator, which encodes MGQLDLRRLRLLRELRDRGTVTAVGAALHMTSSAVSQQLALLARDVGAPLLEPHGRRVRLTDAARLLLRHADLLFAQLEVAQTELDAYVSGAAATVRLDCFATSVAALAVPAMRRVALDAPQLTLRLREADTEEALDRLVRDETDVVVGLDGEVRVDDARFTRTPLLVDPLDVVLPSGHPRAAAADLRLADLAGEPWIVPPAGLCRDIAVRECALAGFTPRTAHTADSYVSVFALVRAGHGVALVPRMCAADREPGLTVRTPRAQQPSRQVSLFVRAAGDRAPHMRLVAEALREAADELEKSFSFA
- a CDS encoding MarR family winged helix-turn-helix transcriptional regulator — translated: MTEPDLLDSSYYGDLFRLLAEMDQDIAGLYAEAGIEGVRTRFVGPLIELGRRGPLTIQELADARRVTHSAMSQTAAAMRKAGLVERADGTDGRTRRVRLTARSRELVLFLEAEWRATEATVRALDAELVYPLMRAVADVRAALATRPFAQRLRDNLPGRLP
- a CDS encoding MFS transporter, translating into MSAVVDLRPLRENPVFRRLWLGTTASGFGGQLGAFAVTFYVWDRTHNPAMVGLAGLVTAVPLIVLALAGSAFADHVDRRRLALGCAWGQIAVSAAMAGVAATDAGGVPLMLVLAGAGSGLAALGGPARHTFIPALLAGERLAAGLALNHLSFQLSLLLGPVAAGLVTAGWGTAWCFALDAATFGFALIGIAGLPRGLPVAQGRPGAAAVADGFRFAARTPEVRGAFLADLAATMLAMPFALFPVINEERFGGRPEVLGLFSAAVAVGGVLASVLSGLATHRRHPGTVLLACGTVWSLALALVGLSGHLPVVLLLLAVAGAADTWAVVSRGTVVQTSTPPGYRGRVSSLEHIVGSAGPQLGNLRAGLVAATSSSAASLAGGGLLAAAAIGLIAVTTPALRRFTVTGQVADGVRAPVP
- a CDS encoding IMP dehydrogenase; the encoded protein is MKILDEVSRTLNEFLLVPSLTTAACTPDNIDLSAPLVRHRVGETSPIRIATPLTSAIMGAVSSPRLAIALAQCGGLSFVHQNQPYAEQAAMVEAVKRHKAGFRFSDINIKPSATLGEVSALLESAERDVAVVTDDGSPHGLFVGLISTDDFHPRRHGLDDSVASRMRAAADLVTAPPSVTLSEANTLIWDHRLDVLPVVDAAGLLHSIVLRRDYELHKRFRNESIDADKRFRVGAGVNTHDYRERIPALVEAGADLLCIDSSDGYSVWQAETLGFVRENYGDDVRIGAGNVVDGRGFRYLAEAGADFVKVGIGGGSICTTREQKGIGRGQASALIDVAAERDAYARETGVYVPLCCDGGLLTDSHMAIAFALGADFVMLGRYFARFDESPSPLVHLGGQFLKEYWGEGSSRARNVSRYEHGGGSRLTFEEGVDGYVPYAGSLYDNVDLTIAKLKATMISCGATDLRGFHDGAVLVPVSQQSFLQNSAEIRLR
- a CDS encoding DMT family transporter, whose protein sequence is MKSRFLILALLWGSSFTLIKEALAGLAPAQLVLARLALGAAVLLAVAAARRAVLPRDLAVYGHLAAAALFGNVIPFLLLSYGERSAGAGIAGVLVGATPLLTLTVAAFALAEERATARKLAGLLAGFAGLVVVVAPWHGAGGSAAGELACFGAAVSYALGFVYVRRFLSPRHLAPIALAAGQVSAAVVLQAAVSPFLEWGPVTVTPRIVASVVLLGVLSTGLAYVLYFRLIAEVGATTASAVNYVVPIAAVLVGAAFLGERITWNVVAGGLIVLLGMGYAENRLRRPAGGVSPAWTVRPRRRTAPEPAGREPR